The Lutra lutra chromosome 1, mLutLut1.2, whole genome shotgun sequence genomic sequence ACGTATAGGCTATCTCTGATCACCGAGCACTTCTTTGCGCCAAGAGTCAAACCGTTGGTAAAGAAACCTTCCCGGTCTTTTCCTACAATCATATCTATTTCTACTGGctgcccccaccaaaaaaaaaaaaaaaaaaaaaaaaaaaggaggaaaggaaaaaaaaacatgaagttgtaattcttttcattttcatgccTCCATATAAGTGGAAACAGTGTGCCAAGTTTGTATCATATTGTATTAGAAGACATCCACATTTCACTAACATAAAATcaagtttgttttttctaaagAATTACTTAATCCTGTATGACTACATGTTTTGTATCACTTCATTTCACATTTAACTATGTATTAACTAAAGACCAGTTTGTGCAAAGAATCTATGAAGTTGCACTAAACTGCAAACTTAACAGATTATTTATAAACTGTTACAAGTCAGGTGGTACCTGAAGTGCTTATGTGATGGTAAAGATTCACCTATAAACTCTTCTAACAACTGCTTGTCTGTCACATCCAGTCACATTACAGTTCTGCTACATCAAACTTAAAGTTGCTTGAAAGTCTCCTGAACTAATGCCCATGCTTAACAGACCTGTTCACTTCTATTCTGCTTTAAATAGCCTGAAATATTCCCCCACAGTATGAACTTCAGACCCTAGCCCTCAATACATTCCCAAATTCGTATCTCCCTCCTTTACTTCCCTAGccactctctttttcccctccaaCTTCCCTTCCAGTCCCCTCCCACCTCAGTAACCAGTTTTCTTCTTGGGCAAATGCAAAGAGGATTCAGCTGGTTGCACTGCAGTAGGCAACggtaagaaacaaacaaaaaaacccggagaaaatggagggagaccgggaaagaaactgaggtagTCGCCAGAACCGGAAAGGAGAAAACGTGCATTCTAACATTCCCTGAATAAGAAGGAAGGCGTCGCCCCCATCAGAACTGCAGAGTCATAGCAGGCCCCAGCCATTTCCAAGCACACTCCCGCAATCTTCCCAGCCAGACAGCGGGAACTCACACACAAAGACAAGAGGACTGCAGGAAAAAAGTTGATCGCCAGACAGATGCCAATTCTCTATAACTGTACTCCACTGCGATTAAAAGAGATCTTAAAGTACCGGTATCAAGGACTGAGTTCTACAGTTAGATCTTAAGCCATGTTAAGTAGTACAGAATAATTAGTAGCACTCATAATAGGGGGCCTGAATTCTGGCATTTGATGGGAGAGGAGCGTGGGGCTATTAAGGGAATGCCCCTGTATTTGACACAATCGTCACAATCCAAAAACAGCCATGTGCAGAAAGAGGCAAAACAATACGGCAGCACTGGAGGATTAGTGACAATTATCCCCCAAACATGTGGCAACCAAGTCAAAACCATTAAGTCACAAGAAAATCAGGCATTGTAAAGCATAAATCTGCATTAGTTTCTTTACTATCTTCACTAAAGAGGGAGGGACTTGGAGAAGTGAAGTGTCCCTTCGGCTTTCACAGATTACTGTAAGCCCCATAAGAGCACCCCCTTTTTTAGAGCTATGTTGCGTAATTGGGGATAACGGTATATCGATGAATCTCCataggaggaggagagaaatcaaTGGCAGTTCGCCATcttggagaatttaaaaaaaaaaaaaaatcctatggaGCCAGAGCTGAAGTCGAGATTCACGAATCCACCTACGTTGTCGGCGTACATTTCTCTCAAGCCCCAAAGGCCTGAACACCCGCAAACCTACGCAAAGTCGCTGCGAGGATCCGGGGGCCGGGCAGCCGCCGCCTCCCACAGCCCGCGGCGCGGGCAGCGCGCTGTCCGCGGAATCTAGGGGCAGACCGGCCGCCGGACGACCCCCACCCCGGACCCGCGCACACCCGCCCGGCCCCTCCAGCCCCCGCTTCCACCCCGGGACGTGCAAAGCAAACCTCAGGGTTTGCAGGAGACCAGAGAGAGCCTTgcgaaaaggaaaaaaaaacccgcccccccaccccagccggtgcgccccctccccccgcctcacGGACAGGCACTGGGAACGCCGGGGGCCGCCGTGGCAGCCAGGGAGCCAGGCCGCCGCCCCCGCCGGGTCAGCGCAGCCCCGGGCGAGGGGGCGTCCCCGGGCCTCGGCCTCCCCGTCCGCCCCGCAGCCGCATCCTCGGCGCCAGCTGCCTACCACACCTGCCGGCGCGGCCCTCCTGTGCCCACAGCCGGCCGGCCCCGCTCGAGTCCGGGGACGAGAAGGGGAACCGGACCGCCGCCGGTCCTCACCGTGATGCTCTGGAAGACGCCCCCGGCCGTGGCTGCCCAGACGTATTTGGCGTCGCAGTAGCCGACAATGGCGGCCTCCTGGCAGCAGCCATCGCACATCAGGTTATCCACGTAGCTCTGCCAACCGGCCATCTTCGAGCCCTTCGCACTGCAGCGGGGACGGCGAGGAGCAGCAGgcgcagcggcggcggcggcagcgggcggcggcggcgcggggggaggcggggcgggggcggggaggaggcggCTCTGCGCAGGCACCGACCGCCCCCCTCCCCGAGGAGCTGCGGAGGGAGGACGCGGGGACGGAGAGGAGGGACAAGCGGCGGAGCGCGCCCGGCCTGCCTGCCTGTCCGCCCGCCCGCACCGCGGGACTAAGCACCAGCAGCTGCGGAACGGCTGTGCCGGCGGCGACGATGCTGGCGGCGGCTTCCCCTTCTCACCGCGGCACCTTTCAGTTCTCCGCGGCCGCGGAGGGGCGGGCGGGCGTGCGCGCGCTCGTGCGTGCGATCCTTCCGCGGCGCCCCGACTCGAAGGGTCccgggaagggaggggcagactgAGGCGGGGGCGCGGAGGGATACCGCTCTGGGACAATCACGGCTGCCACGTGCGGCACAGAGGTCCGGTTGCGGTGAGGTCGCTGGGGGCGGCTGCCCGAGGCCTGCGGAGGAGGTGGCTCCTACGTCGCATTGGGCCCCCCGGGGATGGGGGCGTCCGGGACGCCTCCAGTCCCCGAGGCTGGGTCGTGATGCGCCTCTCTTCTGCGTCCGGTGGCTGCGGATGCGGAATCTTGAGCCTTGGTGTTGGATTGCCGAGTTGCCCTGGTGACGGGATGTGGCGCGTTTACTCCTGCTCGTGGTGGGGGTGGCAGTGGCAAGGTCGCCCACGCTCAATGCCGGCGTCCTCAATGGGACCCTcttccctggggggctcaggcagCCGAGAGGGCCCATCCGGCAACCTGAAATCCGAGCTGGCGTTTGTGCTCTCAGGACCATTTCTGAGCTTTGCCAGTCTTTCATTGTTGCCTCATTTGGGTACCAAGGCTTCGCATTCTCTGGATTCCTTGACAGTAAGAACGCCTTTAAGACTGCTAATCACCTGTGGCTAAATTACTCAAAATTCCGGACAAAACCAATAGCGACCTATGTAAACTATTGTTGGCTACTGGGAAAGTTAGTGGCGGATCAATGAAATCACtgaaaaaacaaggaataaaagatCTAAGAAAGGGTTCCCCGGCTGAATATAATACAATTTCTGCtatttaaaggtaaaataattaCAGGACCCAGGTCTGAGAATGGATTGTATTTACAAGGCGGAGTCCCTGTGATTCTCTCATCTCTTCGGTAATCTCTGGGTGCTTTGACTAGACAAGGAATTAGGAGACGACCTACAGCAATTTTAATTTAAGTGAACAAAAATGATCTGCCAatcaaggaaaggaagaaagctcATTTAAAACGTTGAAaagttaatttcaaatttaaagttATCCTGTAAGGTCACCATTTGTTAAACAGCTGTAGCTCATGAAAGAAGACAAACTGGTTGCTAAACAATTTAATTGGTTCTGaagctttgtattttttctgctgtttgctttaatatattttctgctGAAATCAGCTACTGcaagggcggggggcggggtacAGTAGGAGAACCCCCAAGTCAGGAACCTATCAGATTGAGACAATGTATTTTCTCATGTTCTGATGATACAGAATACATATGTGGTATAAAATGTGTGccaaaaattgtttcatttttgcgTGTGTGCCTAGTTACACTTACTGGTTTATTACTTTACCTCTTTGTAGTGGTGTTTGATGGTTTTAATCCTTCAATCTTAGCAGTTTATCACCTTAAAAGTTGATAATACAGTGTGTTGATAGCACTGAATATGGTCACTTTGTGAGAAATCACCAAGCTGTACGGTTACGATTTGTGCTTTTAGTATGCATGttataattcaataaatttaaacaaaaaaaaagagaaaataaaagtaaaataatttaaagtatatTGAAATTGAGTGTTATTTATTAACCTACTCTAAAGtttttgagatttcatttctAGACTATTAGAGCAAAGAGTTGGAAATAACTgcattccatttttattctattgttGGCTTTAAACAACAAAAGGATTATACCAACCGAATATTCTGGATATTCAAATCTCAAAAGGTTTTAAGAAGATTCTCAAACACATCTATTGGGTAATACATTccaaagaatttagaatttctgtcctttttccatattttttcaaaatttgataCATTTCAACATtaccattttactttttcaacagCGTTATTACTTTCCCAGAATTGCatatagtaaaatttaaactatgaaaaaaacattttgtgtaaTAGATTAAATGAGGCTTTACAGTTTAgatttttagataatatattcaaaggaatCTACTTACTGTCTGTTTTTAGTACAAACAGTCCCCTACTTACTATGGttcaattattattttccaaCTTTACCATGATGTAAAAGCCATAGGCagtcagtagaaactgtactttagattttgaattttgaCCTTTTCCCTGGTTAGTGGTATGCGGTGTGATACTGGAGATGCTGGGCAGCCAGTCAGCAGTCAGCTCCCAGGCAGCCCTGCAATCACAAGGGTAAGCAACTGATACAAccattctatttttcacttcCAGTATTCAGTAAATTACATAAGACATtccatactttattttaaaataggctttgtgtttgATGATTTTGCCCAATTGTAGGCTAACGCAAGTGTTCTGACCACATTTGAGGTAGAGAGGCTAAGTTTTTGACGTTTCTAAGATATATTAATTGCATTGTCAACCTTCAATAGTTTCAGTTTACAATGTGTTAAGATCTGTACTATTATAAAATAATCCTGTGCCTATTTTCTTTAGAACTGGTTTCCCAGCACTCtgtcttattttctatttgtataaAATGATCTGTTAATATTTCATATAACTTGTGTACCGCACACACGCTTCAAGAGGCATAAGTAGAGGTTAAACACTGAGTTTTAGGAATAGCAATGTGTTACGTCCAAAGGAGTGTCAATAtgaaaagaagaattaacaaTTTGTATCTTTCTCtaggttttgttcttgtttttgttttcagggtAACTGACCCCTACAGTGATAATACTGATGTCTGAGCAGTAGAGAAAAATCGTAGCTCTGTTGATAATAGGTAGCCAGAATAATGGAGCCTTTAACCATCAGTAGTAGCATATTTAAATTAGGAATGAGTTCTTACACATTCTTTccaaagtttttaaattcttatttaggaaaacagaaactatGTGGTAAATCAAATTCTTTAACGTATCAGTCAAGGTGTGTCTGAACTTTTTAAGTCCATGAGTAAATCATTAGACATTTtagcaaaaatacaaagaaaaaggagtTAAATTGGTTAAAATGTATTCAACCCATTAAACATTTGTGTAGACTAAAACTACATAACTACCACAAATATAGTAATCATTAACTAAGCCCACCCCAAGCCCCCAGTTAACTAACATTTCACCTCCATacttattttttggaaaaagtgTTTTAATTGTAAACATAattatcaaaacaataaaatttagaaaatggagaaaaatcacaCTTAATCTCATAAGCAATGCAAATGATGTCGTTTGAATgttttcacttgttttatttatgaattttatagtAAAGAACATGGAGTACCTACAATTCtggatttgtccattttatcctgaaactcaataaatttttgctttttatagctCGAGGTTATTCAATTGGATGCATACAAGTTAAAATTGTTATATTATCTTTCTGATATATTTAACCTTTACATTAGGTAGTGGCCCTCTTTATTACCAATAATGTGTTTCgtcttaaccaactgggccacacaggtgccccatacatGGATTTTCTACTGCATGAGGGATATGTgcccctaacccctgtgttgttcaagggcaattgtatatatatacatttggtaCTTACCATTCCTTCTTATATCCCAGATCGTTATTCTATGATCCTTCTTCCTGAAGTAAATCTTTAGAAGTTCTTTTAATAGAGTTCTCCTAGTaaattgtgtatatttgtttattcaaaaatgtttttgtatcactttcattcttaaaaaaataaattgaatttataataCAAGACCAACACTTTGAAAATACGGCATTCATTCTGGCTTTCGTCATTGCCGGTTGTGTTTTTATGaatgatctgttctttttttctggctaCTTTTGGAATCTTTTTGTCCTTGCTGTCCTTCAGTTTCACTATGATGTATCTATATCTAGGTTTCTTTTATTCTACTTGGAAAAAATAGGTATATGTCCATGATCACTTCTGGAAAATGCTCCATCATTATCTCTTCAATTATTCCTTTTACtcagttctctctcttcttttgggattaaaaataaatgtttccttttcctcttctcttctccacatCTCTTAGCTTCTCtcatattttctgtcttctctctgtacTGCATTCTGGGTAATTTCTTCAGCCAAAAGTTACAGTTTACCCTTCAACTGTGTTCACCTGCTGTTAAACCCCTACAAtgagtttttcttaaaatctgttttccatttttagaagtttcattttattattacccAGATCATTCTCATTCCTGATGGTCTCTAATTGCTTGCCTATCTTTGTAGCTCCCtactttatttcttcaaacatcTCTTACCTTATTATTCTATACTCTGTATCTGACAATCCCAGTATCTAAATAAGTTGTACATTTTTACCTCTCTCACTCATGATGGCTTGCCTCCTGTATACTTGGTGATTTTAGACTGTGAATTCATATTTCCTTGATCTTAATATATGGGAACTCTGATGGCTTAAATTGAAGACAATTTGTTTCAAAGATGATTTGCATCTGGTTCTGCCATATGCCCAGGAGTACCAGCAACTGGGGCCACTTTAGCCCTTCCTATAATGTCCCCTAAATGCAGGAGTATCTGATTCACTTCTTAACATAGAGCTGCTATTGGCGTTTGCATTCAGACCAACCCCATCTCTCCAGCTTGCATACAGACCCTTCCTCTAGTTTCTGCTcaagatttatttctctttatttggtGGGAAGAGGGGGTCTCGAAGAGATTTCTAATTTCTAAGCGCCAGGCAAAATAGCAAAAAATGGTTTTGATCCAGTATCTAGTTGTTTTGCAGCCAGAGAATTCCCCTACAATATCTAGTTCAACAACGATGCCAGAAGCAGAAATCATAACCACAATTGGGAATCTTCTGTGTTTTATTCACTATGAGTTTCTGGCTTGGGTACTGGTTGGTGCTATTTACTGAGACATGGAATATAGCAAGATGAACATCATCAAGGAGGAAAATGTTTAGCTTAGTTGACTTTTTAGTACTTGTGAGACATCTAAGTGAAAATGCTGTATGGCAGTTACATGTACAGCTCTGTAGTTCAGAGGAGACATCTGGACTTGAGATAACACTTCAAAAATGAGTAGAGGAAGAGAAGTTTACAGTGAAAGCAGAATGAGTGGCTAGAGAAGTTGGATGGAGAATCAGGAATGAGCTAGGTCATAAATGCCCAAGGAAGAGAGTTTTTCCAGATGGTAGGAATGGTTTAAGAAtagcaaataatactaaaatgtcAAATCAGAGTACTGGAAGGTGTTCATTAAATTAGCAACAGAGAGGCTGTTTTGGAAATAGACAAACAGATTTAGGTGAATGATGGCGAATAAACCAGATTGCAATgagtaaaggaaaaaatggaaggcAAGAGAGCTGAGACTTCATTCAAGAATTTTGACAGTAAAGGAGAATAAAGAGAGAATTAGCCAAATGGAAATTATGGGTAaaggagggggtggtggtggttaaGTTTTATTTAGAGAGTCT encodes the following:
- the PFN2 gene encoding profilin-2 isoform X2 — translated: MAGWQSYVDNLMCDGCCQEAAIVGYCDAKYVWAATAGGVFQSITPVEIDMIVGKDREGFFTNGLTLGAKKCSVIRDSLYVDGDCTMDIRTKSQGGEPTYNVAVGRAGRGVSEGKISRKINLWGP
- the PFN2 gene encoding profilin-2 isoform X3, with amino-acid sequence MAGWQSYVDNLMCDGCCQEAAIVGYCDAKYVWAATAGGVFQSITPVEIDMIVGKDREGFFTNGLTLGAKKCSVIRDSLYVDGDCTMDIRTKSQGGEPTYNVAVGRAGRVLVFVMGKEGVHGGGLNKKAYSMAKYLRDSGF
- the PFN2 gene encoding profilin-2 isoform X1, which encodes MAGWQSYVDNLMCDGCCQEAAIVGYCDAKYVWAATAGGVFQSITPVEIDMIVGKDREGFFTNGLTLGAKKCSVIRDSLYVDGDCTMDIRTKSQGGEPTYNVAVGRAGRALVIVMGKEGVHGGTLNKKAYELALYLRRSDV
- the LOC125098074 gene encoding LOW QUALITY PROTEIN: uncharacterized protein LOC125098074 (The sequence of the model RefSeq protein was modified relative to this genomic sequence to represent the inferred CDS: deleted 1 base in 1 codon) — encoded protein: APAAAERLCRRRRCWRRLPLLTAAPFSSPRPRRGGRACARSCVRSFRGAPTRRVPGREGQTEAGARRDTALGQSRLPRAAQRSGCGEVAGGGCPRPAEEVAPTSHWAPRGWGRPGRLQSPRLGRDAPLFCVRGCGCGILSLGVGLPSCPGDGMWRVYSCSWWGWQWQGRPRSMPASSMGPSSLGGSGSREGPSGNLKSELAFVLSGPFLSFASLSLLPHLGTKASHSLDSLTVRTPLRLLITCG